In a single window of the Melioribacteraceae bacterium genome:
- a CDS encoding TolC family protein: protein MLSETKSRIAGNNLELVHSSEVLIENNNMRKPLCNSTFFSAVFAVNLFWISFISVNAQSVDSLVAEAVKNNPQLKSLQYKIIASEKRTESINTLPAPNLSVEFSQVPINSIDFLNQSNSNNFAISQMFPLGGKLNAMAEVERKNMLVEGNNYESYKVNLTAAVKMSYYTLWLIDRKIEVQKKNINLINDVVKSVESSYYTNKINQADVLTLQSEIASNETQLLILEKQKEAEIYKLNKLLGRNLDSKDVYAVSDFSSDQLSSSQSKLEEVLGYSNPSLKKMGSMIEMNKAMIDANNRELIPDLMVQGMFMRMPQGMILTSKSDLSMLDPKTETMYSLMFSINLPFAPWSINKYKAKEQELTAGISSIEYAKYDMRREMTSRLKEAHVKYNTAVELTKLYNEKVIPLYTKAAESQVSAYQNSRTGVTTVIDSYRMLLMQQMNYYMSKADTQMSLAEIEMMVGTTLPTGR from the coding sequence ATGTTGAGTGAAACGAAATCCCGTATTGCGGGAAATAATTTAGAACTTGTTCACAGTAGCGAAGTGTTAATAGAGAATAATAACATGAGAAAACCTTTGTGCAACTCTACGTTTTTCTCTGCGGTCTTTGCGGTTAATCTTTTCTGGATATCCTTTATTTCGGTAAATGCACAATCAGTTGATTCTTTAGTGGCGGAAGCAGTGAAAAATAACCCTCAGTTGAAATCGCTGCAATATAAAATCATTGCATCGGAAAAAAGAACGGAATCAATCAACACATTACCGGCTCCCAACCTTTCGGTTGAGTTCTCTCAAGTGCCTATTAATTCTATTGATTTTCTTAATCAATCCAATTCAAACAACTTCGCTATCTCGCAAATGTTTCCTCTTGGTGGTAAGTTAAACGCAATGGCAGAAGTTGAGCGTAAGAATATGTTGGTAGAGGGAAACAATTATGAATCTTATAAAGTCAATCTTACAGCCGCTGTTAAAATGTCTTACTACACACTTTGGCTGATTGATAGAAAGATTGAAGTTCAGAAGAAAAATATTAATCTCATAAATGATGTGGTCAAATCGGTTGAATCATCATACTACACAAATAAAATAAATCAAGCGGATGTTTTGACGCTTCAAAGCGAAATCGCGTCGAATGAAACTCAGCTCTTAATTCTTGAAAAACAAAAAGAAGCGGAGATTTATAAACTAAATAAACTTCTAGGAAGAAATCTTGATTCTAAAGACGTTTATGCAGTATCAGATTTTTCTTCAGATCAACTTTCATCTTCTCAATCAAAATTGGAAGAAGTGCTTGGATATTCTAATCCTTCCCTAAAAAAAATGGGCAGCATGATTGAAATGAACAAAGCAATGATTGATGCAAACAACCGCGAGCTTATTCCGGATTTAATGGTTCAAGGTATGTTTATGAGAATGCCTCAAGGAATGATCTTAACTTCTAAAAGTGATCTTTCAATGCTTGATCCCAAAACCGAAACAATGTATTCGCTTATGTTTTCAATCAATCTTCCATTTGCCCCCTGGTCAATAAATAAATACAAGGCGAAAGAACAAGAATTAACTGCCGGTATTAGCAGTATTGAATATGCAAAATATGATATGCGACGTGAAATGACTTCCCGGTTGAAAGAGGCACATGTAAAATATAACACAGCTGTTGAATTGACTAAACTTTATAACGAAAAAGTTATTCCACTTTATACCAAAGCCGCCGAATCGCAAGTATCTGCTTACCAAAATAGCAGAACCGGAGTTACAACTGTTATCGATTCTTACCGGATGTTATTGATGCAGCAGATGAACTACTACATGTCAAAAGCCGATACTCAAATGTCTCTTGCAGAGATTGAAATGATGGTCGGAACAACCCTGCCTACCGGAAGGTAG